In Nostoc sp. UHCC 0926, a single genomic region encodes these proteins:
- a CDS encoding AAA family ATPase, with translation MKLTSIKLCNFRSFYGTTPEMILAGGDAQNTTIIHGNNGSGKTSLLNAFTWVLYDKFSAAFASIEQLVNKRAIAENQKGQAVECWVEIGWEHEGKRYRVKRACRGYKNESDFDAGKTQLTMWVGGDDGKWNIPNQQPDDIINQILPATLHQYFFFDGERIEEIVRSDKKAEIAEATKIFLGVEVINRSIRHLGDAKKTLENELKAIGDSETKQLLRQQEKIERERERITKRQTEIKEELEYQQTFKKETSNRLRELSAAKELQERWQDLESQKAANQEEYKKSKEALKKVISARGYTVLLSETTAQFRGIINDLKQRGELTSGISREFVNDLLNSQRCICGAELHEGNHSHTHVSTWLNRAGSSAVEETAIRMSAQVDEIDKQAIVFWEEVDREQTRINQLRQSISQVEADLDNIQERLRKDANEEISSLQKRLDEIESKIDELNREQGANQQQIAQLTTEIEGLNKQIAKQKLNEDKQTLAQRRINATQDAIERLTEVRNRQEQQFRLQLEKRVQEIFTEISVTPYIPRISDKYELTLVENTTGVEAPVAASTGENQILSLSFIASIIDKVREWSEKRKMMMIPDSSTFPIVMDSPFGSLDESSRRHIAKTIPQLANQLIVLVTKTQWRGEVEAEMTDRIGREYVLTYYSSKPDCEQDYIELAGERYPLVKQSPNEYEYTEIIAVERNV, from the coding sequence ATGAAGCTGACTTCAATCAAGCTATGCAACTTTCGCTCCTTTTATGGTACGACACCAGAGATGATCCTGGCTGGGGGAGATGCTCAAAACACGACAATTATTCATGGCAATAATGGCTCTGGTAAAACTAGCTTACTGAATGCCTTTACGTGGGTACTATATGATAAATTTAGTGCAGCGTTTGCATCGATAGAGCAGTTGGTAAATAAGCGGGCGATCGCAGAAAATCAAAAAGGTCAAGCTGTAGAATGTTGGGTAGAAATTGGCTGGGAACATGAAGGTAAACGCTATCGAGTTAAACGCGCCTGTCGGGGTTACAAAAATGAAAGTGACTTTGATGCAGGCAAAACTCAATTAACTATGTGGGTTGGTGGGGATGATGGTAAATGGAATATACCAAATCAGCAACCAGACGATATAATCAATCAAATTTTACCGGCTACTTTACATCAATATTTTTTCTTTGACGGCGAACGAATTGAAGAAATCGTTCGTTCTGACAAAAAAGCTGAAATTGCCGAAGCTACAAAAATTTTCTTGGGTGTGGAAGTAATCAACCGTTCCATCAGACATTTGGGAGATGCTAAAAAAACTTTAGAAAATGAGTTAAAAGCTATTGGTGATTCTGAAACTAAACAACTGTTACGACAGCAAGAAAAAATAGAGCGAGAGCGTGAACGCATTACCAAACGGCAAACGGAAATTAAAGAAGAGTTAGAATATCAACAAACTTTTAAAAAAGAGACAAGTAACCGTTTGCGAGAATTGAGTGCTGCTAAGGAATTGCAAGAAAGATGGCAGGATTTAGAATCACAGAAAGCGGCGAATCAAGAAGAATATAAAAAAAGCAAAGAAGCGCTGAAAAAAGTTATTTCCGCGCGGGGTTATACCGTTTTACTGTCAGAAACTACAGCACAGTTCCGAGGAATTATCAATGATTTGAAGCAGAGAGGCGAGTTAACATCAGGAATATCGCGGGAATTTGTGAATGATTTACTCAATTCTCAGCGCTGTATTTGTGGCGCAGAATTACACGAGGGTAATCATTCTCATACTCATGTGAGTACTTGGTTAAATAGAGCAGGTTCTTCAGCGGTGGAAGAAACTGCAATTCGGATGAGCGCACAAGTAGATGAAATTGATAAGCAAGCCATAGTATTTTGGGAAGAAGTTGATAGAGAACAAACTAGAATTAATCAATTAAGGCAAAGTATATCCCAAGTTGAAGCCGATTTAGACAATATTCAAGAACGGTTGCGAAAAGATGCTAATGAAGAAATTAGCAGTTTGCAAAAACGCTTAGATGAAATTGAAAGTAAAATTGATGAATTGAATCGAGAACAGGGTGCAAATCAGCAGCAAATTGCTCAACTCACAACTGAAATTGAAGGTTTAAATAAACAAATTGCTAAACAAAAACTGAATGAAGATAAGCAAACTTTAGCACAGCGACGGATTAACGCCACTCAAGATGCAATCGAACGCTTAACAGAAGTTAGAAATCGTCAAGAACAACAATTTCGCCTACAACTAGAAAAGCGAGTCCAAGAGATATTCACCGAAATTTCTGTGACTCCATACATTCCTAGAATTAGCGATAAATATGAACTGACATTAGTGGAAAATACCACAGGTGTAGAAGCACCAGTTGCAGCATCCACTGGGGAGAATCAAATTCTCAGTTTATCCTTTATTGCCAGCATCATTGACAAAGTACGCGAATGGAGTGAGAAGCGGAAAATGATGATGATTCCCGATAGTAGCACTTTCCCAATTGTCATGGATTCACCCTTCGGTAGTTTAGATGAAAGTTCGCGGCGACATATTGCGAAGACAATTCCGCAATTAGCGAATCAGTTGATAGTTTTAGTTACTAAGACTCAGTGGCGGGGTGAAGTAGAAGCAGAAATGACAGACAGAATCGGTAGAGAATATGTGCTTACGTATTATTCATCTAAGCCTGATTGCGAACAAGATTATATTGAGTTGGCTGGGGAAAGATATCCTTTGGTGAAACAAAGTCCGAATGAGTATGAATATACTGAAATTATCGCGGTTGAACGTAATGTTTAA
- a CDS encoding Uma2 family endonuclease: MVASPDGKYMTPQEYLEWEEHQDIKYEYINGEVFAMTGGTIPHTTIALNLASALKSHLRGGSCRAFMADAKVGVSENGPFHYPDVVVSCDERDRQAIKFIQYPCLIVEVLSPSTEAYDRGRKFIQYRRIQTLQEYVLIDAEKISLDCFRLNDRGIWELHPYEEGDEVHLTSVDFHFPISLVYEDVQFSI; encoded by the coding sequence ATGGTTGCGAGTCCAGACGGAAAGTATATGACTCCCCAGGAATACTTGGAATGGGAAGAACACCAAGATATTAAATACGAATATATCAATGGTGAAGTATTCGCCATGACTGGGGGTACTATTCCCCATACTACTATTGCTCTCAATTTGGCTTCGGCGTTAAAAAGCCACTTACGAGGTGGTTCGTGTCGCGCTTTTATGGCGGATGCAAAAGTAGGTGTATCTGAAAATGGGCCGTTTCACTATCCAGATGTTGTTGTGAGTTGTGATGAAAGGGACAGACAAGCTATTAAATTTATTCAGTATCCTTGTCTAATTGTCGAAGTTCTCTCTCCTAGTACAGAAGCTTACGACAGAGGTCGTAAATTTATTCAGTATCGCCGTATCCAGACTTTACAAGAATATGTCCTCATTGACGCTGAAAAAATTAGTTTAGATTGCTTTCGGCTAAACGACAGAGGAATCTGGGAGTTACATCCTTATGAAGAAGGGGATGAAGTTCATTTAACTAGTGTTGATTTTCACTTTCCTATTTCTTTGGTTTATGAGGATGTTCAGTTTTCAATATAA
- a CDS encoding Uma2 family endonuclease produces MSIKTEVTIEDLYHLPDNWKAEIVNGKLLLMSPTGFLPGRAGGEIYANLRDYERLTKSGYALPDNVGFIVNLPHRRSLSPNAAFYTGKPTGGKFLNGAPVFAAEVRSENDYGETAEKDMASKRRDYFAAGTLVVWDVDVLKEEVIRVYRADNPEEPQVYRRGEVVEAEPAVPGWTMLVDNLFV; encoded by the coding sequence ATGAGTATTAAAACTGAAGTAACTATTGAAGATTTGTACCACTTACCTGACAATTGGAAAGCAGAGATTGTCAATGGAAAATTGCTGCTGATGTCTCCAACTGGATTTTTACCAGGACGTGCAGGCGGTGAAATTTATGCTAATTTGCGTGATTATGAACGACTGACAAAAAGTGGCTATGCTTTACCTGATAATGTTGGTTTTATTGTCAATCTCCCTCATCGTCGTTCTTTAAGTCCTAATGCCGCATTTTATACTGGCAAACCTACAGGTGGCAAGTTCCTTAATGGTGCGCCTGTGTTTGCTGCTGAGGTGAGAAGTGAAAATGATTATGGTGAGACAGCAGAGAAAGATATGGCTAGCAAACGCCGTGATTATTTTGCGGCGGGTACTTTGGTAGTTTGGGATGTGGATGTACTCAAAGAGGAAGTAATTAGAGTATATCGTGCTGATAATCCTGAAGAACCGCAAGTATATCGCCGTGGTGAGGTGGTGGAAGCTGAACCCGCAGTACCAGGATGGACTATGTTGGTGGATAATTTGTTTGTTTAA
- a CDS encoding DNA phosphorothioation-associated protein 4 has protein sequence MAETGRIRVAKDKAELVKDLTSSDGGTGPFNTFADVIVFAAALGAKRKKRVPLGEISKREPSPIPQEQFIVRGYNTVINLIAIAEIQDIKVLSLQEGNNNEKRNYIFEEYANGGLEILQSEIRGAVDYSERILLILSSERFKDNSEEEDFDLSKFLS, from the coding sequence ATGGCTGAAACTGGCAGAATCAGGGTTGCTAAAGATAAGGCTGAGTTGGTGAAGGATTTAACATCTTCAGATGGTGGAACAGGGCCTTTTAATACTTTTGCTGATGTTATTGTATTTGCAGCTGCGTTGGGTGCAAAGCGTAAAAAGCGTGTGCCTTTAGGGGAAATTTCTAAAAGGGAACCGTCACCAATACCCCAAGAACAGTTTATAGTTAGGGGATATAATACGGTAATAAATTTAATAGCAATTGCTGAAATTCAAGATATAAAAGTTTTATCACTGCAAGAAGGAAACAATAACGAAAAACGTAATTATATCTTTGAAGAATATGCCAATGGTGGACTTGAAATCTTACAATCAGAAATCCGGGGCGCAGTAGATTATTCTGAAAGAATTTTATTGATACTCAGTTCTGAAAGGTTTAAAGATAACTCTGAAGAAGAGGATTTTGATTTAAGCAAATTTCTTTCATAA
- a CDS encoding HNH endonuclease, whose translation MSKVQQSANQRNLVYYCESLSNIKVYKSQKNGDALNKPILLLSIIDLITQYLITDNRITISDKLIDTFKKYWEVLASSTFKGSDFALPFFHLKNDNAKFWHLKYSSRYDGGRPQTIPKLKEDVDYAHLDDELFNFIQDEISRQILIDALVSAWLPSEDNPIEKFLTINQNFQDFPLKIEKTIESSNLDTNPRWGLRKAVIRNAFFRKAIVNIYDYKCAFCGIKVTKSVSQNIVDGAHIKPFSQFYDSRIHNGIALCKNHH comes from the coding sequence ATGAGTAAAGTACAACAGTCAGCAAATCAGCGAAATTTAGTTTATTATTGTGAATCTTTGTCTAATATTAAGGTGTATAAAAGTCAGAAAAATGGTGATGCTCTTAATAAACCCATATTACTTTTATCTATAATTGACCTAATAACACAATATTTAATCACAGATAATCGTATCACTATATCAGATAAATTGATTGATACCTTCAAGAAGTATTGGGAAGTACTCGCTTCTAGTACTTTTAAGGGAAGTGATTTTGCGCTTCCTTTTTTTCATCTAAAAAATGATAATGCTAAATTTTGGCATCTCAAGTATAGTTCTAGATATGATGGTGGTCGTCCGCAAACAATTCCCAAACTCAAGGAAGATGTTGACTATGCACATTTGGATGATGAACTATTTAATTTCATTCAAGATGAAATTTCTAGGCAAATATTAATTGACGCACTTGTTTCAGCTTGGCTCCCATCTGAAGATAATCCGATAGAAAAATTTTTAACTATTAACCAAAATTTTCAAGATTTCCCCTTAAAAATAGAAAAAACTATTGAGTCTAGTAATTTAGATACTAATCCTAGATGGGGCTTAAGAAAAGCAGTAATTAGAAATGCTTTTTTTAGGAAAGCAATTGTAAATATTTATGATTACAAATGCGCTTTTTGTGGGATAAAAGTAACTAAATCTGTAAGTCAAAACATTGTTGATGGCGCACATATAAAGCCATTTTCACAATTCTATGACAGTAGAATTCATAATGGAATAGCATTATGTAAAAACCATCATTAG
- a CDS encoding AIPR family protein gives MATKITAPFFATAACKAYKEDKESSRVIWNLTVPLCQVPQGLPLDPNARLANENRRTVKSMLTTLAQKPEEFIFYNNGILIVADSIQVKGHGVGGGFDVELLLVSPEEGQEDNFIGNGIVNGGHTYTAITKARSHYDKLKLKGSKPKLNQQTGKADYSELEDASVQIFVLVNISQEEISNISRYRNTSESVEEFSLKNLAGDWDIIEEYLPAGCKPYVAFREGENKQFDVTDLVRRLACINNKLYPWRGSDGSPKNPSATCSAYGTLIKNWKKEDFSEIVPLLKDVLYIEECLRDEYDRQKGLSKLNGVEKKTYQFITGKQFNHTLPITFVFPILAAFRVFIKDGKWESPVEKLWDEMGNTLLNNLLTAYRNEGRGNPAAFGRSASTWSNLLLVPMLKLTE, from the coding sequence ATGGCTACAAAAATAACAGCTCCTTTCTTTGCGACTGCTGCTTGTAAAGCATATAAAGAGGACAAAGAGTCCAGTCGAGTAATTTGGAATCTGACAGTCCCTCTATGCCAAGTGCCTCAAGGTTTACCTCTAGATCCCAATGCCAGACTAGCCAACGAAAATCGGCGGACTGTGAAAAGTATGTTGACTACTCTGGCACAAAAGCCAGAAGAGTTTATTTTCTACAACAATGGAATTTTAATTGTTGCAGACTCCATACAGGTTAAAGGTCATGGTGTTGGTGGAGGGTTTGACGTTGAGCTTTTACTTGTTAGTCCTGAGGAGGGACAGGAAGATAATTTCATAGGTAATGGTATCGTAAATGGTGGGCACACTTACACTGCTATCACAAAAGCCCGCAGTCATTACGATAAATTAAAATTAAAAGGATCTAAACCAAAACTTAACCAACAAACTGGTAAAGCTGACTACTCAGAGTTGGAAGATGCTAGTGTGCAAATTTTTGTGCTGGTCAACATTAGCCAAGAAGAAATATCAAATATTAGCAGGTATCGTAATACTAGTGAGAGTGTTGAGGAGTTTAGTCTTAAAAATCTAGCTGGAGATTGGGACATCATCGAAGAATACCTTCCTGCTGGATGTAAACCTTATGTTGCTTTCAGAGAAGGCGAAAATAAGCAATTCGATGTGACTGATTTGGTTCGTCGCCTTGCTTGCATTAATAATAAGTTGTACCCCTGGCGAGGTTCAGACGGTTCACCTAAAAATCCTAGTGCAACTTGCTCTGCATACGGAACTCTCATTAAGAATTGGAAAAAGGAAGACTTTAGTGAGATTGTGCCTTTACTTAAAGATGTACTCTATATTGAGGAGTGTCTTCGTGATGAGTACGATCGGCAAAAAGGGCTGAGTAAGTTAAACGGCGTTGAAAAAAAGACTTATCAGTTCATTACAGGTAAGCAATTTAATCACACCCTTCCCATTACTTTTGTATTTCCTATACTTGCAGCCTTCCGTGTATTTATCAAAGATGGAAAGTGGGAGAGTCCTGTCGAAAAGTTATGGGATGAGATGGGAAACACCCTCCTGAATAACTTGCTAACCGCTTACAGAAATGAGGGGAGGGGAAATCCAGCCGCCTTTGGACGTTCTGCTTCAACATGGTCTAACCTTCTTTTAGTTCCCATGTTGAAATTAACTGAATAG